One stretch of Lysobacter sp. TY2-98 DNA includes these proteins:
- a CDS encoding HAD family phosphatase yields MTTNTPSLVLFDLDGVLAAYDRGARVARLADQLDVSLDAVWSGLFHSGLEDRFDAGEVDADTYLAELGRSLDRNVDRTQWADARRTAMHVDAGLPKLVANVRRRADVAVLTNNGGLLVDLLPRIAPSIASAFGEHVLCSARLGARKPDAAVYLEAVRSLGHAPSSTLFLDDAIANVEGARRAGLQAAHVATPADLSRVLATYGFG; encoded by the coding sequence GTGACGACGAACACGCCGTCGCTGGTGCTGTTCGACCTCGACGGCGTGCTCGCCGCGTACGACCGCGGTGCGCGCGTGGCGCGCCTGGCGGACCAACTCGACGTGTCGCTCGATGCCGTGTGGTCGGGCCTGTTCCACAGCGGGCTCGAGGATCGCTTCGACGCGGGCGAGGTCGACGCTGACACGTACCTCGCCGAGCTCGGCCGTTCGCTGGACCGCAACGTCGATCGCACGCAGTGGGCTGATGCACGACGCACCGCGATGCACGTCGACGCCGGGCTGCCGAAGCTCGTTGCGAACGTGCGGCGGCGCGCCGATGTCGCCGTACTCACCAACAACGGCGGACTGCTGGTCGATCTGCTGCCCCGTATCGCGCCGTCCATTGCGAGCGCGTTCGGCGAACACGTCTTGTGCAGCGCGCGGCTTGGCGCGCGCAAACCGGACGCGGCCGTCTACCTCGAAGCGGTGCGCTCGCTCGGCCATGCGCCGTCGTCGACGCTGTTCCTCGACGACGCCATCGCGAACGTCGAGGGTGCGCGTCGCGCGGGGCTGCAGGCGGCGCATGTCGCGACGCCCGCCGACCTTTCACGCGTGTTGGCGACCTACGGCTTCGGCTGA
- a CDS encoding acetylornithine/succinyldiaminopimelate transaminase, producing MSDSTSLLGLADRYYVPVYRPRRIVLDHGRGARVWDREGREYVDFGAGIAVNALGHAHPPLIEALTAQAGKLWHTSNVFVSEPPLRLAEALVEASGFAERVFLCNSGAEANEAAIKLARRWATAQGREPSRRTILTFEGSFHGRTLTTVTATAQPKYQEGFEPLPPGFRYAKFNDVDGARAAMAAGDVCAVLVEPVQGEGGVMPATPEFLSALRELCDTHGALLMFDEIQCGMGRTGKLFAWQDFGVKPDVVSLAKALGSGFPIGAMLAGPKAAETLQFGAHGTTFGGNPLAAAVALAALNELSSDAVLGNVAKQAAVIRGALASLDRELGLFVDIRGRGLMIGAQLRPEFAGRAAEILDRCVDHGLLLLQAGPDVLRFVPALNISDADIADGLRRLDAALRDFVAQPKP from the coding sequence ATGTCCGACTCCACCTCGCTTCTCGGCCTCGCCGACCGCTACTACGTCCCCGTCTACCGCCCGCGCCGCATCGTGCTCGACCACGGGCGCGGCGCGCGCGTCTGGGATCGCGAAGGCCGCGAGTATGTCGACTTCGGTGCCGGCATCGCCGTCAACGCCCTGGGTCATGCGCATCCGCCGCTGATCGAAGCGCTCACCGCGCAGGCCGGCAAGCTCTGGCACACCAGCAACGTCTTCGTGTCCGAGCCGCCGCTGCGCCTGGCGGAAGCGCTGGTCGAAGCCTCGGGCTTCGCCGAGCGCGTCTTCCTCTGCAATTCCGGCGCAGAAGCGAATGAAGCCGCGATCAAGCTCGCGCGTCGCTGGGCGACCGCGCAGGGCCGCGAGCCGTCGCGCCGCACGATCCTCACGTTCGAAGGCAGTTTCCACGGCCGGACGCTGACCACCGTCACCGCGACCGCGCAGCCCAAGTACCAGGAAGGTTTCGAGCCGCTGCCGCCGGGCTTCCGCTACGCGAAGTTCAACGATGTCGACGGCGCACGCGCCGCGATGGCCGCGGGCGACGTCTGCGCGGTGCTCGTCGAGCCCGTGCAGGGCGAGGGCGGGGTGATGCCCGCGACGCCGGAATTCCTCAGCGCGCTGCGCGAACTCTGCGACACGCACGGCGCGCTTCTGATGTTCGACGAGATCCAGTGCGGCATGGGCCGCACGGGCAAGCTGTTCGCCTGGCAGGACTTCGGCGTGAAGCCGGACGTCGTGTCGCTGGCGAAGGCGCTGGGCAGCGGCTTTCCGATCGGCGCGATGCTTGCCGGCCCGAAAGCGGCCGAGACGCTGCAGTTCGGCGCGCACGGCACCACGTTCGGTGGCAATCCGCTCGCGGCGGCCGTCGCGCTCGCCGCGCTCAACGAGCTGTCGTCGGATGCGGTACTCGGCAACGTCGCCAAGCAGGCGGCGGTGATCCGGGGTGCGCTCGCATCGCTCGATCGCGAGCTCGGTCTGTTCGTCGACATCCGCGGTCGCGGCCTGATGATCGGCGCGCAACTGCGTCCCGAGTTCGCCGGCCGTGCCGCGGAAATCCTCGATCGCTGCGTCGACCACGGCCTGCTGTTGCTGCAGGCCGGCCCCGACGTGCTGCGCTTCGTGCCCGCGCTCAACATCAGCGATGCCGATATCGCCGACGGCTTGCGTCGCCTCGACGCCGCGCTGCGCGACTTCGTCGCTCAGCCGAAGCCGTAG
- a CDS encoding VOC family protein has translation MKYLHAMVRVRDLDASLRFWCDGLGLRENRRRDYPQGRFTLVYLGAPENPESEIELTWNYDGEDYGTARNFGHLAFAVDDIYAKCEHLLSMGYTINRPPRDGHMAFVRSPDLISVELLQKGTPLAPQEPWQSMANTGVW, from the coding sequence ATGAAGTACCTCCACGCCATGGTCCGCGTCCGTGATCTCGACGCGTCACTGCGCTTCTGGTGCGACGGTCTCGGCCTGCGCGAGAACCGCCGCCGCGACTACCCGCAGGGCCGCTTCACGCTGGTCTATCTCGGTGCGCCGGAGAACCCGGAGTCGGAAATCGAACTCACCTGGAACTACGACGGCGAGGACTACGGCACGGCGCGCAACTTCGGCCATCTCGCGTTTGCGGTGGACGACATCTACGCCAAGTGCGAGCACCTGCTGTCGATGGGCTACACGATCAACCGCCCGCCGCGCGACGGCCACATGGCATTCGTGCGCTCGCCGGACCTGATCTCGGTGGAGCTGCTGCAGAAGGGCACACCGCTCGCGCCGCAGGAGCCGTGGCAGTCGATGGCGAATACCGGCGTCTGGTGA
- a CDS encoding NAD(P)-dependent oxidoreductase, translating to MTTLSGKTVFITGASRGIGRAIALRAAADGANVAIVAKSGVPNPKLPGTIHSVAEEVAKAGGQPLALQCDIREEDEVRAAVAATADAFGGIDVLINNASAIWLRGTLETPMKRFDLMQQVNARGTFLVTQACLPYLLQSPDPHVLTLAPPPTLDLKWWAPHTGYTLAKMGMSFVTMGLAAEFREQGVAINALWPKTVIATDAINMIPGVDVTMCRRPEIVADAAQAILTRPAREVTGRFFIDEDVLREAGVTDFARYAVDPSKPLLPDLFL from the coding sequence ATGACCACTCTTTCCGGCAAGACTGTCTTCATTACGGGTGCCTCGCGCGGCATCGGGCGTGCGATCGCGCTGCGCGCGGCGGCGGACGGCGCGAACGTTGCCATTGTCGCGAAGTCGGGTGTTCCGAATCCCAAGCTTCCCGGCACGATCCACAGCGTCGCCGAAGAGGTGGCGAAAGCCGGCGGTCAGCCGCTCGCGCTCCAGTGCGACATCCGCGAGGAAGACGAAGTGCGCGCCGCGGTAGCGGCGACGGCCGATGCGTTCGGCGGTATCGACGTCCTCATCAACAACGCCAGCGCGATCTGGCTGCGCGGCACGCTCGAGACGCCGATGAAGCGTTTCGACCTGATGCAGCAGGTGAATGCACGCGGCACCTTCCTCGTCACCCAGGCCTGTCTGCCCTATCTGCTGCAGTCGCCGGATCCCCACGTGCTGACACTCGCGCCGCCGCCGACGCTCGATCTGAAGTGGTGGGCGCCGCACACGGGCTACACGCTGGCGAAGATGGGCATGAGCTTCGTGACGATGGGCTTGGCCGCCGAGTTCCGCGAGCAGGGCGTGGCGATCAACGCGCTGTGGCCGAAGACGGTGATCGCGACGGACGCGATCAACATGATTCCCGGCGTCGACGTGACGATGTGCCGTCGCCCCGAGATCGTCGCCGACGCCGCGCAGGCGATCCTGACGCGCCCCGCGCGCGAAGTCACCGGCCGCTTCTTCATCGACGAAGACGTGCTGCGCGAGGCCGGCGTCACCGATTTCGCACGCTACGCGGTCGATCCTTCCAAGCCGCTGCTGCCCGACCTGTTCCTCTGA
- a CDS encoding serine/threonine protein kinase, translating to MDSAPTAVAPVEIAALKADSFGRIALMRDAQGVFVRRDLAHVPLWLRLPAWWLARREARGLEAVRGLDAVPQLLRWDGRRLDRSYMSGAAMYQRPPHGDVAYFHAARRLLQQLHRRDLAHNDLAKEANWLVLDDGSPAIIDFQLASRGHARSPWMRLLAREDLRHLLKHKRTYCPHALTPIERRVLKRRSWVREFWFATGKHGYRFITRRVLRWEDNEGQGPKP from the coding sequence ATGGATTCAGCACCGACCGCCGTCGCGCCCGTCGAAATCGCCGCGCTCAAAGCCGACAGCTTCGGCCGTATCGCGTTGATGCGCGACGCCCAAGGCGTGTTCGTGCGTCGCGACCTCGCGCACGTGCCGCTGTGGTTGCGCCTGCCCGCATGGTGGCTGGCGCGACGCGAAGCGCGGGGGCTCGAGGCGGTGCGCGGGCTCGACGCGGTACCGCAGCTGCTGCGCTGGGACGGTCGACGCCTCGACCGCAGCTACATGAGCGGTGCCGCGATGTATCAGCGGCCGCCGCACGGCGACGTCGCCTATTTCCACGCGGCGCGCAGGCTGCTGCAGCAGCTTCACCGTCGCGACCTCGCGCACAACGACCTCGCCAAGGAAGCGAACTGGCTGGTGCTCGACGATGGCTCACCCGCGATCATCGACTTCCAGCTCGCCAGTCGCGGCCATGCGCGCTCGCCGTGGATGCGCCTGCTCGCGCGCGAGGACCTGCGTCACCTGCTCAAGCACAAGCGCACGTACTGTCCGCATGCGTTGACGCCGATCGAGCGCCGCGTGCTCAAGCGTCGCTCGTGGGTGCGCGAGTTCTGGTTCGCGACCGGCAAGCACGGCTACCGCTTCATCACCCGGCGCGTCCTGCGCTGGGAAGACAACGAAGGCCAGGGCCCGAAGCCCTGA